A genomic stretch from Ranitomeya imitator isolate aRanImi1 unplaced genomic scaffold, aRanImi1.pri SCAFFOLD_355, whole genome shotgun sequence includes:
- the LOC138653736 gene encoding olfactory receptor 1500-like, whose amino-acid sequence MPNGIVKSKTLEFIHHTMYLKNFFSTMLLVIDQQPKTNLTVVVELFLVGFQGSHVLRIFLFLLFFLVFVATVCGNLMIILLVSFSKNLHTPMYFFISQLSISDILLTTNIVPNMFHVLLNNGGVISFTGCITQLYFFSASEEFECFLLTVMSYDRYLAICNPLRYASIMTRAYCVMMVLVSLVLCFTVSIIVTTTLSTLTFCGMIINHFVCDTVPLVELACSDTFIIHMEIYILSIPLVIAPTIIIISCYVNIIVNILRIPSNTGRQKAFSTCSSHLTVVSIFYWTMFSVYVVPTKGQSSTISKILSLLYTVFTPLINPIIYSLRNKDIIKAVQATFNQQMS is encoded by the exons ATGCCAAATGGTATAGTGAAGTCAAAAACCTTGGAATTTATACACCACACCATGTACTTGAAAAACTTCTTCTCCACGATGCTGCTAGTCATAGACCAACAACCAAAG ACAAACCTTACTGTGGTCGTAGAGCTCTTCCTCGTAGGATTTCAAGGCAGTCATGTTTTAAGAATTTTTTTGTTTCTtctgttttttcttgtttttgttgcAACCGTATGTGGAAATTTGATGATAATATTATTAGTCTCCTTCAGTAAAAACCTCCACACTCCAATGTACTTTTTCATCTCGCAACTGTCCATCAGTGACATCTTGTTAACCACCAATATTGTCCCAAACATGTTCCACGTCTTACTGAATAATGGAGGGGTTATCAGTTTTACTGGTTGTATCACGCAACTTTATTTTTTCAGCGCTTCAGAAGAATTTGAATGCTTTCTTCTCACGGTGATGTCCTATGACAGATATTTGGCCATCTGTAATCCTCTCCGCTATGCTTCTATCATGACAAGAGCATATTGCGTGATGATGGTTCTCGTAAGTTTGGTTTTGTGTTTTACTGTTTCAATCATTGTCACCACAACGCTATCAACTCTAACCTTCTGTGGAATGATTATTAATCATTTTGTCTGTGACACGGTTCCTTTAGTGGAACTTGCTTGTTCCGACACTTTCATCAtccacatggagatatatatacttAGCATTCCCCTAGTGATTGCCCCTACTATAATAATTATAAGCTGTTATGTTAATATTATAGTTAACATCCTTAGGATCCCATCCAATACCGGTagacagaaagccttctccacctgtagctccCACCTCACTGTGGTCTCCATATTTTACTGGACCATGTTCAGTGTTTATGTCGTTCCAACCAAAGGTCAATCTTCCACCATCAGTAAGATCCTATCACTGCTATATACAGTGTTTACTCCTTTGATCAATCCCATAATTTACAGTCTGAGAAACAAAGATATTATAAAAGCAGTACAAGCAACTTTTAATCAACAAATGTCTTAA